One Theropithecus gelada isolate Dixy chromosome 20, Tgel_1.0, whole genome shotgun sequence DNA segment encodes these proteins:
- the LOC112613965 gene encoding eukaryotic translation initiation factor 1A, Y-chromosomal-like, translating to MPKNKGKGGKNRRRGKNENESEKRELVFKEDGQEYSQVIKMLGNGRLEALCFDGVKRLCHIRGKLRKKDNKADVILKYNADEARSLKAYGELPEHAKINETDTFGPGDDDEIQFDDIGDDDEDVDDI from the exons ATGCCCAAGAATAAAGGTAAAGGAGGTAAAAACAGGCGCAGGGGTAAAAATGAGAATGAATCTGAAAAAAGAGAGCTGGTGTTTAAAGAGGATGGACAAGAGTATTCTCAGGTAATCAAAATGTTGGGAAATGGACGATTGGAAGCACTGTGTTTCGATGGTGTAAAGAGGTTATGCCATATCAGAGGGAAATTGAGAAAAAAG GATAACAAAGCTGATGTAATTTTAAAGTACAATGCAGATGAAGCTAGAAGCCTGAAGGCATATGGCGAGCTTCCAGAGCATgctaaaatcaatgaaacagacaCATTTGGTCCTGGAGATGATGATGAAATCCAATTTGATGATATTGGAGATGACGATGAAGACGTTGATGATATCTAA